A DNA window from Patescibacteria group bacterium contains the following coding sequences:
- the secF gene encoding protein translocase subunit SecF, with protein MFRIIRNSNYWFAFSIILAIASVLAIGFYGLRVGVDYKGGTVIQFSSENSQKVDLAKSTLDNFGMTGYQIKESGASDVIVKLQTLSNDQHKELATKFTEKISDYKEVSYDTVGPLIGQDLTNKSILAVIIASITIIIFIAFAFRKVPKPLSSWMFGVCAVIALIHDLLITTGFVAVIGHFFIWMEVDALFVTALLTIMGFSVHDTIVVYDRLRENFIKNPHQDIALSAEESINQTVVRSVNTSLTTLIVLLALLVFGSSSIKHFILILVFGITIGTYSSIFNAAPLLVLWQKKLLKNKAANKK; from the coding sequence ATGTTTAGAATCATTAGAAACTCAAACTATTGGTTTGCATTCTCTATAATTTTGGCAATTGCTTCAGTACTCGCAATTGGTTTTTACGGGCTCCGAGTCGGTGTAGACTACAAAGGCGGTACCGTAATCCAGTTTAGTTCCGAGAACTCTCAAAAGGTAGACCTTGCGAAATCCACCCTTGATAATTTCGGTATGACTGGCTACCAGATCAAAGAAAGTGGTGCTTCTGACGTAATTGTCAAACTTCAAACCTTGAGCAATGATCAACACAAGGAGCTAGCAACTAAATTCACCGAGAAGATTAGCGATTACAAAGAGGTGAGCTATGACACTGTCGGTCCTCTGATCGGACAGGATTTGACCAATAAATCTATTCTGGCTGTCATAATTGCTTCTATTACAATTATCATTTTCATTGCCTTTGCTTTTCGCAAGGTTCCAAAGCCTCTTTCTTCCTGGATGTTTGGCGTTTGCGCCGTGATTGCCCTAATTCACGACCTTCTTATTACGACTGGATTTGTCGCCGTCATCGGCCACTTTTTCATCTGGATGGAAGTTGATGCGCTTTTCGTGACCGCACTCCTGACCATTATGGGTTTCTCAGTTCATGACACAATCGTGGTCTATGACCGATTACGCGAGAACTTCATCAAAAACCCCCACCAGGATATTGCACTCTCTGCTGAAGAGAGTATCAATCAGACCGTTGTGAGATCAGTAAATACTTCGCTCACGACGCTAATCGTATTGTTGGCCCTCCTGGTCTTCGGCAGTAGCTCAATTAAGCATTTCATATTGATTCTAGTCTTCGGTATCACTATCGGAACATATTCCTCAATCTTCAACGCAGCGCCGCTCCTCGTACTCTGGCAAAAGAAATTATTGAAGAA